In Stenotrophomonas sp. 169, one DNA window encodes the following:
- a CDS encoding glycosyltransferase family 2 protein has product MSTAVSPACVARSVPSDTGASFDARSVCAAIVTYGPDPALLHRVVDSVQTQVGHVVVFDNGSRSVDVAQLLDGRADVSVVASPVNVGLGAALNRACEKAAALGFAHVLLMDQDSVLAEGMVQTLGTALLALQQTEAVAAVGPQFRDSRSGTLAPFVRFGFPLNTKLRGAPGERVSCDFLITSGSLVPVAALQQIGAMDEGLFIDNIDMDWCFRAKRSGYALYGICDAQMVHSIGEELRPSRVKQDGVIVHKPFRLYFINRNRVLLYRRAYTPGVWIAQDLPRLLLKLVGNALFLPQRWQRCRFMYKGLRDGLFGRTGGLPP; this is encoded by the coding sequence ATGTCTACTGCGGTTTCCCCTGCCTGCGTTGCGCGCTCCGTTCCATCGGATACCGGCGCGTCGTTCGATGCCCGGAGCGTGTGCGCAGCCATCGTCACCTACGGCCCGGACCCCGCGTTGCTGCATCGCGTCGTGGACAGCGTGCAGACGCAGGTCGGCCACGTGGTGGTGTTCGACAACGGCAGCCGCAGTGTCGATGTGGCGCAGCTGCTGGACGGACGCGCGGACGTCAGCGTGGTCGCTTCGCCGGTGAACGTCGGCCTTGGCGCGGCACTTAATCGCGCCTGCGAAAAAGCCGCGGCGTTGGGATTCGCGCATGTGCTGCTGATGGACCAGGACAGTGTGCTGGCCGAAGGCATGGTGCAGACGCTGGGCACGGCGCTGCTGGCGCTGCAGCAGACCGAAGCCGTGGCGGCGGTGGGCCCGCAGTTCCGTGATTCCCGCAGCGGGACCCTGGCCCCCTTCGTGCGCTTCGGATTCCCGCTGAACACCAAGCTGCGTGGTGCGCCCGGCGAGCGGGTGTCGTGCGATTTCCTGATCACCTCGGGCTCGCTGGTGCCGGTCGCGGCGCTGCAGCAGATCGGGGCGATGGACGAAGGCCTGTTCATCGACAACATCGACATGGACTGGTGCTTCCGCGCGAAGCGTTCCGGCTACGCGCTCTACGGTATCTGCGACGCCCAGATGGTGCACAGCATCGGCGAAGAGCTGCGCCCATCGCGGGTGAAGCAGGACGGCGTCATCGTGCACAAGCCGTTCCGGCTGTACTTCATCAACCGCAACCGCGTGCTGCTGTACCGCAGGGCGTACACACCGGGGGTGTGGATCGCACAGGACCTGCCGCGGTTGCTGCTGAAGCTGGTCGGCAATGCGCTGTTCCTGCCGCAACGGTGGCAGCGCTGCAGGTTCATGTACAAGGGCCTGCGAGACGGCCTGTTCGGGCGCACGGGTGGGCTTCCTCCCTGA
- a CDS encoding bifunctional (p)ppGpp synthetase/guanosine-3',5'-bis(diphosphate) 3'-pyrophosphohydrolase, producing the protein MNRASVPGLDALLNRPSAAVVPAPLREALLAQSSTTDAHSEGAASWSLLGDTFDALALLSADESALVAALLFDLPGLRAGIAALPLAHPAAVHGLLDGLDAADQVWALHAGREAGRNSEGLRRLLLAIIQDLRVVPVLLARQLARMRAADKLDEEQRRALAQLTRDIHAPLANRLGIWQLKWELEDLAFRYLEPDTYRRIAREVDETRIARERYVENVKKLLQRDLAANGIKAEVSGRPKHIYSIWRKMQKKRLSFDQLYDIRAVRVMVEDVGACYAALGVVHALWAPVPSEFDDYIARPKANDYRSLHTAVVGPEGRTIEVQIRTHDMHAQAELGVAAHWKYKEGGKGAEKAFDRKITWMRQLLEQAQDAPGGELAGALDAELTEDRVYALSPKGEVMDLPQGATPLDFAYHVHTMVGHRCRGAKVNGRIVPLTYRLRSGDRVEILTAKEADPRRDWLLPANGYLASNRSREKVRNWFHKLDRARNVQAGRDLLERELKRLGLGQADLSSVLKKFHADSNDDLYIQVALGDTGPNQVSRALLEAERAANQPPAPPALPRPTARREGLGKSNFTVQGVGNLLVQLARCCQPVAGEPIVGYLTRSRGVTVHRADCAALARLSAASPQRILPVEWGRAGSGYEVDVVVDAVDRRWLLKDITNLIAQEEAYVLDIHSDNVRDSGRAHLRLRLKVTDFDQLSALLGKMDALPGVMHARRLG; encoded by the coding sequence GTGAACCGTGCTTCCGTACCCGGGCTGGATGCCTTGTTGAACCGCCCTTCCGCCGCCGTGGTCCCCGCGCCCCTGCGCGAGGCCTTGTTGGCGCAATCGAGCACGACGGACGCACACAGTGAGGGCGCGGCCAGCTGGTCCTTGCTGGGCGACACCTTCGACGCGCTGGCCCTGCTTTCGGCAGATGAGAGCGCGCTGGTGGCTGCACTGCTGTTCGATCTGCCGGGCCTGCGGGCGGGCATCGCGGCGCTGCCTTTGGCCCACCCCGCGGCCGTGCACGGTCTGCTGGATGGCCTCGATGCGGCCGATCAGGTATGGGCGCTGCACGCAGGTCGCGAGGCCGGGCGCAACAGCGAGGGCCTGCGTCGCCTGCTGCTGGCGATCATCCAGGACCTGCGCGTGGTGCCGGTGCTGCTGGCCCGCCAGTTGGCGCGCATGCGCGCCGCCGACAAGCTGGATGAAGAACAGCGCCGCGCGCTGGCCCAGCTGACGCGGGACATCCATGCGCCGCTGGCCAACCGCCTGGGTATCTGGCAGTTGAAGTGGGAGCTCGAGGATCTGGCGTTCCGCTACCTGGAGCCGGACACCTATCGCCGTATCGCGCGCGAAGTCGATGAAACACGCATCGCACGCGAGCGCTACGTCGAGAACGTCAAGAAGTTGCTGCAGCGCGATCTTGCGGCCAATGGCATCAAGGCCGAGGTCAGCGGCCGGCCCAAGCACATCTACAGCATCTGGCGGAAAATGCAGAAGAAGCGGCTTTCCTTCGATCAGCTGTATGACATCCGCGCAGTGCGGGTGATGGTCGAGGACGTGGGCGCCTGCTACGCCGCATTGGGCGTGGTGCACGCGCTGTGGGCGCCGGTGCCGAGCGAGTTCGACGACTACATCGCGCGGCCCAAGGCCAACGATTACCGGTCGTTGCATACGGCCGTGGTCGGACCGGAAGGACGCACCATCGAGGTACAGATCCGTACCCACGACATGCATGCGCAGGCCGAGCTGGGCGTCGCCGCGCACTGGAAATACAAGGAAGGCGGCAAGGGCGCGGAGAAAGCATTCGACCGCAAGATCACCTGGATGCGGCAGTTGCTCGAGCAGGCCCAGGACGCACCGGGCGGCGAGCTGGCGGGCGCGTTGGACGCCGAACTCACCGAGGACCGGGTGTATGCGCTGAGCCCCAAGGGTGAAGTCATGGACCTGCCGCAGGGCGCCACACCACTGGACTTCGCCTACCACGTGCACACGATGGTCGGGCACCGCTGCCGCGGCGCCAAGGTCAACGGGCGCATCGTGCCGTTGACCTACCGCCTGCGCAGCGGCGACCGGGTCGAGATCCTGACGGCGAAAGAGGCCGATCCGCGCCGTGACTGGCTGTTGCCGGCCAATGGCTACCTGGCCAGCAACCGCTCGCGCGAGAAGGTGCGCAACTGGTTCCACAAGCTCGATCGCGCGCGCAACGTGCAGGCGGGGCGCGACTTGCTCGAGCGCGAGCTGAAGCGGTTGGGCCTGGGTCAGGCCGATCTGTCCAGCGTGCTGAAAAAATTCCATGCCGACAGCAATGATGACCTGTACATCCAGGTGGCATTGGGCGACACCGGTCCCAACCAGGTCAGCCGCGCCCTGCTGGAAGCCGAGCGGGCCGCCAACCAACCGCCTGCCCCGCCGGCGCTGCCCCGCCCGACGGCGCGACGCGAAGGCCTGGGAAAGAGCAACTTCACCGTGCAAGGGGTCGGCAACCTGCTGGTGCAGTTGGCCCGCTGCTGCCAGCCGGTGGCAGGCGAGCCGATCGTCGGTTACCTGACCCGCAGCCGCGGTGTCACCGTGCACCGTGCCGACTGCGCTGCCTTGGCACGTCTGTCGGCTGCCAGCCCGCAACGCATCCTGCCGGTGGAGTGGGGGCGTGCAGGCAGCGGTTATGAGGTCGACGTGGTGGTCGATGCGGTGGACCGGCGTTGGCTGTTGAAGGACATCACCAACCTGATCGCGCAGGAAGAGGCCTATGTGCTGGATATCCACAGTGACAACGTCCGCGACAGTGGACGTGCGCACCTGCGGCTACGCCTGAAGGTCACTGACTTCGACCAGCTGTCGGCGCTGCTCGGCAAGATGGATGCCTTGCCGGGTGTCATGCATGCGCGGCGACTGGGATGA
- a CDS encoding serine protease translates to MIKQNRIFMAPSSRQGVGGNLIACAVILGVLALGPLQAYAAAPASSTASPQQQRVKPLIIGGSEVPQGRYPYVVELASQLRGSPAALIHDCGASLISPSVVLTAAHCVEDMVGKEGKESADPLRLVFNRADQRQRQLGEERRPRYDSSNGEYQIILHPRYREGGTLAFDVAVILLDKPVTSVQPLMLPSPGSDVLERPGSLLTVAGWGNTFSDAGASAPSVLQSVRVPVAASWECSFAYPMSNPDPEFRFLPGSMMCAGVRGLDSCQGDSGGPLFTEIPGTSMAVQVGVVSWGEGCGKAGKPGVYAKLSAPEIYEFVSQYSGQ, encoded by the coding sequence ATGATCAAGCAGAACCGTATCTTCATGGCGCCCAGTTCCAGGCAGGGCGTGGGTGGGAACCTGATCGCTTGTGCCGTTATCTTGGGTGTACTGGCGCTTGGCCCGCTACAGGCCTATGCCGCTGCTCCGGCCAGCAGCACGGCCTCGCCGCAGCAGCAACGGGTCAAGCCCCTCATCATCGGAGGGTCCGAGGTTCCGCAAGGCCGTTATCCCTATGTGGTCGAGCTGGCGTCACAGCTACGGGGCAGCCCTGCCGCACTGATCCACGACTGCGGTGCCAGCCTGATATCGCCGTCGGTGGTGCTCACTGCGGCGCACTGCGTGGAAGACATGGTGGGAAAGGAGGGTAAGGAGTCGGCTGACCCGCTGAGGCTGGTGTTCAACCGCGCCGACCAGCGACAACGGCAGCTGGGTGAGGAGCGGCGTCCCCGGTATGACTCCAGCAATGGCGAGTATCAGATCATTCTGCACCCGCGCTACCGCGAGGGTGGAACCTTGGCCTTCGATGTGGCGGTAATCCTGCTGGACAAGCCGGTGACCAGCGTGCAACCGCTGATGCTGCCGTCGCCCGGCTCGGATGTGCTTGAACGGCCGGGGAGCCTGCTGACGGTTGCGGGTTGGGGCAACACGTTCTCGGACGCTGGCGCCAGTGCTCCCTCGGTGTTGCAGTCGGTACGGGTGCCGGTTGCAGCGTCATGGGAATGCAGTTTCGCCTATCCGATGAGTAATCCCGATCCTGAGTTCCGCTTTCTGCCAGGCTCGATGATGTGTGCTGGCGTGCGTGGTCTCGATTCCTGCCAAGGCGACTCCGGCGGACCGTTGTTCACCGAGATCCCGGGAACCTCCATGGCCGTACAGGTGGGCGTGGTGAGCTGGGGCGAGGGCTGTGGAAAAGCCGGAAAGCCGGGTGTCTATGCGAAATTGTCGGCACCGGAGATCTACGAGTTCGTCTCGCAGTACAGCGGCCAGTAA
- the hrpA gene encoding ATP-dependent RNA helicase HrpA produces the protein MKSIEKNQASSLRDQRAALDGAMTRDRSRLLALLSRWQAKPGDAGLKSAFEQALQASLQRRQARARQKPAITLDPQLPIAREAEAITALIRDHQVVVIAGETGSGKTTQLPKLCLAAGRGEAGMIGCTQPRRIAARAVATRVAQELKSELGQLVGYQVRFNDKVSEESRIKFMTDGILLAEIASDRWLSRYDTIIVDEAHERSLNIDFLLGYLKQLLKKRPDLKLIVTSATIDTGRFAEHFDNAPVISVEGRTFPVDVRYRPLEGEGEAQGERTVNDAIVGAIDEITRLDARGDVLIFLPGEREIRDAHQSLERRKYRQTEVLPLYARLSNQDQDRVFNPGPNRRIVLATNVAETSLTVPRIRYVVDPGFARVKRYSPRQKLDRLHIEPISQASANQRKGRCGRVSEGICYRLYAEPDFLARPEFTDPEIRRSSLSGVILRMLQLGLGRIEDFPFLEAPDERAVADGWQQLAELGAVDTERRLTAVGRQMARLPVDVKLARMLVAAQAAGCLKPMLVIASFLGIQDPRERPPEARGAADTAHAQFADGRSEFVGVLRLWDAYRQAHEDMTQSKLRDWCGRNFLGFLRMREWRELHRQLRLLCEELGWAEEGNEASMAPLLAGSKAPPASTDDATAIKATRGQLHRAARLAREGKPAEQAPAPVAASARKDQAPEGGGFSERARAAAYQTLHRALIAGLPTQIGHRTEKGDFQAPRQRRFQPFPGSTLAKRPPPWLLAATLLDTQKIWGLTNASIEPDWVIAELPHLLLRRHFDPHWSRAQGQVLASEQISLFGLVLAPKKPVHYGRIEPSEAHDIFVRQALVTGEINTRASVIADNQKVLEQAREEEAKLRRAGIVADEGWQARWYLDRIPSEIHSAAGLDAWWKSLSPAQRHGVSWSLIDLLPGEGSEEDRFPKYLSLGDARLPLHYRFEPGADDDGVTLDVPLHLLNALDPVQLGWLAPGFVADKATGLIRSLPKAMRRNYVPAPDFARAFAEAFPQPSADDIRGELARFLSRATGASVALVDFDLDAVDTHLHMNLRLRDEQGKVLATSRDLDGLRARFGDKAGQAFAARAGRDMAEEGLREFPATPIPLQVPGEAGVPAYPALVDEGDSAALRIFADRQQAADAHPKGVRRLLEIALGEKAKQARKQLPVSPKTGLLYAAIESQERLRGDIVDAAMNAVLADGLADIRDPQAFAQRRDSAIKTLFGEAMERLKLAESILGLVAELKPALEAPLMGWARGNLDDMERQLAGLVHAGFLRETPADALAQYPRYLKAMLLRTERAKRDPPRDQARMLELHPFLEALEQGRGKRLQDRPQWQALRWDIEELRVSLFAQELIGRGGISAKKVAQRAAELQKLG, from the coding sequence ATGAAGTCTATTGAAAAAAACCAGGCGTCCAGCCTGCGCGATCAGCGGGCCGCCCTCGACGGCGCCATGACCCGGGACCGCTCGCGATTGCTCGCGCTGTTGTCCCGGTGGCAGGCGAAGCCGGGCGACGCGGGCCTGAAGTCGGCCTTCGAACAGGCGCTGCAGGCCTCGTTGCAGCGCCGGCAGGCGCGTGCTCGGCAGAAACCGGCCATCACTCTGGACCCGCAACTGCCTATCGCGCGTGAAGCCGAGGCGATCACGGCGCTGATCCGCGACCACCAGGTTGTCGTGATCGCCGGTGAGACCGGTTCGGGCAAGACGACCCAGCTGCCCAAGCTGTGTCTGGCCGCGGGCCGCGGTGAGGCCGGCATGATCGGCTGCACCCAGCCGCGGCGGATCGCCGCACGGGCGGTGGCCACCCGCGTCGCCCAGGAGCTGAAGAGTGAGCTGGGCCAGCTGGTCGGCTATCAGGTGCGCTTCAATGACAAGGTCAGCGAAGAGAGCCGGATCAAGTTCATGACCGACGGCATCCTGCTGGCGGAAATCGCCAGTGACCGTTGGTTGTCGCGCTACGACACGATCATCGTGGATGAGGCGCACGAGCGCAGCCTCAACATCGATTTCCTGCTGGGCTATCTGAAGCAGCTGCTGAAGAAGCGTCCGGACCTCAAGCTGATCGTGACCTCGGCCACCATCGATACGGGTCGCTTCGCCGAGCACTTCGACAATGCGCCGGTGATCAGCGTCGAAGGCCGTACCTTCCCCGTGGACGTGCGTTACCGGCCGTTGGAAGGCGAGGGGGAAGCGCAGGGCGAGCGCACGGTCAACGATGCGATCGTCGGTGCCATCGACGAGATCACCCGTCTGGACGCGCGGGGCGATGTGCTGATCTTCCTGCCCGGCGAGCGCGAGATCCGCGATGCCCACCAGTCGCTGGAGCGTCGCAAGTACCGCCAGACCGAGGTGCTGCCGCTGTATGCGCGGCTGTCCAACCAGGACCAGGACCGGGTATTCAATCCGGGTCCGAACCGTCGCATCGTGCTGGCGACCAACGTGGCCGAAACCTCGTTGACCGTGCCACGTATCCGCTACGTCGTGGATCCGGGGTTCGCCCGGGTCAAGCGCTACAGCCCGCGGCAGAAACTTGATCGCCTGCACATCGAACCGATTTCGCAGGCCAGCGCCAACCAGCGTAAAGGGCGCTGCGGGCGCGTGTCCGAGGGCATCTGTTACCGCCTGTATGCCGAGCCTGATTTCCTGGCCCGGCCGGAGTTCACCGATCCGGAAATCCGCCGCTCCAGCCTGTCCGGGGTGATCCTGCGCATGCTGCAGCTGGGCTTGGGTCGCATCGAGGACTTCCCGTTCCTGGAGGCGCCGGACGAACGCGCCGTGGCCGATGGGTGGCAGCAGCTTGCCGAGCTCGGCGCGGTCGATACCGAGCGGCGACTGACGGCAGTGGGACGGCAGATGGCGCGGTTGCCGGTGGACGTGAAGCTGGCCCGCATGCTGGTCGCAGCGCAGGCGGCCGGTTGCCTGAAGCCGATGCTGGTGATCGCATCCTTCCTCGGGATCCAGGATCCGCGGGAGCGTCCGCCCGAGGCGCGCGGTGCGGCCGATACGGCGCATGCGCAGTTTGCCGATGGACGCTCTGAGTTCGTGGGTGTCCTGCGATTGTGGGATGCCTACCGGCAAGCCCACGAAGACATGACGCAGTCCAAGCTGCGCGACTGGTGTGGGCGCAACTTCCTCGGCTTCCTGCGCATGCGCGAGTGGCGGGAGCTGCATCGACAGCTGCGCCTGCTGTGCGAAGAGCTGGGGTGGGCGGAGGAAGGCAACGAGGCCTCGATGGCGCCGTTGCTGGCCGGCAGCAAGGCGCCCCCTGCGAGCACCGACGACGCCACGGCGATCAAGGCGACGCGCGGCCAGTTGCATCGCGCCGCGCGGCTGGCACGCGAGGGCAAGCCTGCCGAGCAGGCGCCTGCACCGGTGGCGGCAAGTGCCCGCAAAGACCAGGCGCCAGAGGGCGGCGGCTTCAGCGAGCGTGCACGTGCCGCTGCCTACCAGACCCTGCATCGCGCGCTGATCGCCGGCCTGCCGACGCAGATCGGCCACCGCACGGAGAAAGGCGACTTCCAGGCCCCACGACAGCGGCGCTTCCAGCCGTTCCCGGGGTCCACGCTGGCCAAGCGGCCGCCGCCGTGGCTGCTCGCCGCCACCTTGCTGGACACCCAGAAAATATGGGGCCTGACCAACGCGTCGATCGAGCCGGACTGGGTGATCGCCGAGCTGCCCCATCTTCTGCTGCGTCGACACTTCGATCCGCATTGGTCGCGCGCGCAGGGTCAGGTGCTGGCGTCGGAGCAGATCAGCCTGTTCGGGTTGGTGCTGGCCCCGAAGAAGCCGGTGCATTACGGGCGTATCGAGCCGTCCGAAGCGCACGACATCTTTGTCCGTCAGGCGTTGGTGACCGGCGAAATCAACACCCGCGCCAGCGTCATCGCCGACAACCAGAAAGTGCTGGAGCAGGCGCGCGAAGAGGAGGCCAAGCTGCGGCGTGCCGGGATCGTCGCCGACGAAGGCTGGCAGGCGCGCTGGTACCTGGATCGCATTCCGTCGGAAATACATTCCGCCGCGGGGCTGGATGCATGGTGGAAGAGTCTGTCGCCTGCGCAGCGCCATGGCGTGAGCTGGTCACTGATCGACCTGCTGCCGGGCGAGGGCAGCGAGGAGGACCGGTTCCCGAAGTACTTGTCGCTGGGCGATGCACGGCTGCCGCTGCATTACCGGTTCGAGCCGGGAGCGGACGACGATGGCGTGACGCTGGACGTACCGTTGCACCTGCTCAATGCGTTGGACCCGGTGCAACTGGGCTGGCTGGCCCCCGGTTTCGTGGCCGACAAGGCCACCGGGTTGATCCGCAGCCTGCCCAAGGCGATGCGGCGCAATTACGTGCCCGCACCTGATTTCGCACGTGCGTTCGCCGAAGCATTCCCGCAGCCCAGCGCCGATGACATCCGCGGTGAGCTGGCGCGCTTCCTGTCGCGTGCAACCGGTGCGTCCGTGGCGCTCGTCGATTTCGACCTCGACGCAGTGGACACGCACCTGCACATGAACCTGCGGCTGCGCGACGAGCAAGGCAAGGTGTTGGCCACCTCGCGCGATCTGGATGGTCTGCGCGCCCGCTTTGGGGACAAGGCCGGGCAGGCGTTCGCGGCGCGTGCCGGCCGTGACATGGCGGAGGAGGGGCTGCGCGAGTTCCCCGCCACGCCCATTCCCCTGCAGGTGCCCGGCGAGGCGGGCGTGCCGGCTTACCCTGCGCTGGTGGACGAAGGGGACAGCGCCGCGCTGCGCATCTTCGCCGACCGGCAGCAGGCGGCTGACGCGCATCCGAAGGGTGTGCGCCGCCTGCTGGAGATCGCTTTGGGCGAAAAAGCCAAGCAGGCCCGCAAGCAGCTTCCCGTCTCCCCCAAGACCGGCCTGCTGTATGCCGCCATCGAATCACAGGAACGGCTACGGGGTGACATTGTCGATGCAGCGATGAACGCGGTGCTGGCCGATGGCCTGGCCGACATCCGCGATCCCCAGGCGTTCGCGCAGCGACGGGACAGTGCCATCAAGACGCTGTTCGGCGAAGCGATGGAGCGCCTGAAGCTGGCGGAATCCATCCTTGGACTGGTGGCGGAACTGAAGCCGGCGCTGGAAGCACCGTTGATGGGGTGGGCGCGCGGCAACCTCGATGACATGGAGCGCCAGCTCGCAGGGCTGGTGCATGCCGGCTTCCTGCGTGAAACGCCGGCCGACGCGCTCGCGCAGTATCCGCGCTACCTGAAGGCGATGCTGCTGCGCACCGAGCGGGCCAAGCGTGATCCACCGCGCGACCAGGCCCGCATGCTGGAGCTGCATCCGTTCCTGGAGGCCCTGGAGCAGGGGCGCGGAAAGCGGCTGCAGGACCGCCCGCAGTGGCAGGCACTGCGTTGGGACATCGAAGAACTGCGCGTTTCCCTGTTCGCCCAGGAGCTGATCGGGCGCGGCGGTATTTCGGCGAAGAAGGTGGCGCAGCGGGCGGCCGAACTGCAGAAGCTGGGCTGA
- a CDS encoding Dps family protein — translation MAKTKSVTKAPAAKEKTGKQKLADAAPSAPGIDIGIKEAERKKIADGLSRYQADAFTLYLKTHNFHWNVTGSMFNSLHTMFETQYTEQWAALDEVAERIRALGFNAPGSYREFAALTSIPEEAGLTNSADWREMVRQLVVANEAVCRTARQVLDVADDADDAPTEDLMTQRLQTHEKYAWMLRSLLQ, via the coding sequence ATGGCAAAGACCAAGAGTGTCACCAAGGCCCCGGCGGCCAAGGAAAAAACCGGCAAGCAGAAGCTGGCCGATGCCGCCCCGTCGGCACCTGGCATTGATATCGGGATCAAGGAAGCCGAGCGCAAGAAGATCGCCGATGGCCTCTCGCGCTATCAGGCGGATGCGTTCACCTTGTACCTGAAGACCCACAACTTCCATTGGAACGTGACCGGGTCGATGTTCAACTCGCTGCACACCATGTTCGAAACGCAGTACACCGAACAGTGGGCCGCACTGGACGAAGTCGCCGAGCGCATCCGCGCCCTGGGCTTCAATGCTCCCGGTTCGTACCGCGAGTTCGCCGCGCTGACCTCGATCCCGGAAGAAGCGGGCCTGACCAACAGCGCCGACTGGCGTGAGATGGTACGCCAGTTGGTGGTCGCCAACGAGGCGGTCTGCCGCACCGCCCGCCAGGTACTGGACGTCGCGGACGACGCCGACGACGCCCCCACCGAAGACCTGATGACCCAGCGCCTGCAGACCCACGAGAAGTACGCCTGGATGCTGCGTTCGCTGCTGCAGTAA
- the recQ gene encoding DNA helicase RecQ, which translates to MPSSPAHELLRRVFGYDDFRGPQRDIVEHVAAGHDALVLMPTGGGKSLCYQVPALLRDGCGIIISPLIALMQDQVEALRQLGVRAEFLNSTLDGETAARVERDLLAGDLDMLYVAPERLLTGRFLSLLSRSRIALFAIDEAHCVSQWGHDFRPEYRQLTVLHERWPEIPRLALTATADPPTQREIAERLDLSQARHFVSSFDRPNIRYTVVQKDNARQQLTTFLASHRNEAGIVYCMSRRKVEETAEFLSSQGFTSLPYHAGLPAEVRANNQRRFLREDGIVMCATIAFGMGIDKPDVRFVAHTDLPKSMEGYYQETGRAGRDGEPAEAWLCYGLGDVVLLKQMIEQSEAGEERKQLERSKLDHLLGYCESMQCRRQVLLAGFGETYPQPCGNCDNCLTPPAAWDATVPAQKALSCVYRSGQRYGVGHLIDILRGSENEKVRQSGHEKLSTYGIGKDLDSRTWRSVFRQLVATSLLEVDTAGHGGLRLTDASRDVLKGQRQISMRRDSAPSSSRERSTPRSGSGLSVLPQDLMLFNALRTLRAELAREQNVPAFVIFHDSTLRNIAEQRPTSLDALARVGGIGGTKLARYGPKLIDVVREEG; encoded by the coding sequence ATGCCTTCCAGTCCCGCGCACGAGCTGCTCCGCCGCGTCTTTGGTTACGACGACTTCCGCGGCCCGCAACGGGACATCGTCGAGCACGTCGCTGCCGGCCATGACGCCCTTGTCCTGATGCCCACTGGCGGTGGCAAGTCACTCTGCTACCAGGTGCCCGCGCTGCTGCGCGACGGCTGCGGGATCATCATCTCGCCGCTTATCGCCTTGATGCAGGATCAGGTCGAAGCCCTGCGCCAGCTTGGCGTGCGCGCTGAATTCCTCAATTCCACCCTGGATGGCGAAACCGCCGCCCGCGTGGAGCGCGACCTGCTGGCCGGCGACCTCGACATGCTCTATGTCGCCCCCGAACGGCTGCTGACCGGACGCTTCCTGTCCCTGCTCTCGCGCAGCCGCATCGCCTTGTTCGCCATCGATGAAGCCCACTGCGTATCGCAGTGGGGCCACGACTTCCGCCCCGAATACCGCCAGCTCACCGTGCTGCACGAACGCTGGCCGGAAATTCCGCGGCTGGCCCTGACCGCCACCGCCGATCCGCCCACCCAACGCGAGATCGCCGAGCGCCTGGACCTGTCCCAGGCACGCCACTTCGTCAGCTCCTTCGACCGGCCGAACATCCGTTACACCGTCGTGCAGAAGGACAACGCGCGGCAGCAGTTGACCACTTTCCTGGCCAGCCACCGCAACGAGGCCGGCATCGTCTACTGCATGTCCCGGCGCAAGGTCGAGGAAACCGCCGAGTTCCTGTCCAGCCAAGGCTTCACCTCGCTGCCCTACCACGCCGGTCTGCCCGCAGAGGTGCGCGCCAACAACCAGCGCCGCTTCCTGCGCGAAGACGGCATCGTGATGTGCGCGACCATCGCCTTCGGCATGGGGATCGACAAACCCGACGTGCGCTTCGTCGCCCACACCGACCTACCCAAGTCGATGGAAGGGTATTACCAGGAAACCGGGCGCGCCGGCCGCGACGGGGAGCCGGCGGAGGCCTGGCTCTGCTACGGACTGGGCGACGTGGTGCTGCTGAAGCAGATGATCGAGCAGTCCGAAGCAGGCGAGGAGCGCAAGCAGCTTGAACGTTCCAAGCTGGACCACCTGCTGGGCTACTGCGAATCCATGCAATGCCGCCGCCAGGTGCTGCTTGCCGGGTTTGGCGAGACCTATCCGCAACCCTGCGGCAACTGTGACAACTGCCTGACCCCGCCTGCCGCCTGGGACGCCACCGTCCCCGCGCAGAAGGCGCTCAGCTGCGTGTATCGCAGCGGCCAACGCTACGGCGTGGGCCATCTGATCGACATCCTGCGTGGCAGCGAGAACGAGAAAGTGCGCCAGAGCGGGCATGAAAAACTGAGTACCTACGGCATCGGCAAGGACCTGGACAGCCGCACCTGGCGCAGCGTGTTCCGGCAGTTGGTGGCGACCAGCCTGCTCGAGGTGGATACCGCCGGCCACGGCGGCCTGCGCCTCACCGATGCCAGCCGGGACGTACTCAAAGGCCAGCGGCAGATCAGCATGCGGCGTGACAGCGCGCCCAGCAGCAGCCGCGAACGCAGCACCCCGCGCAGCGGCAGCGGTCTGTCGGTGCTGCCGCAGGACCTGATGCTGTTCAACGCACTGCGCACGCTGCGCGCCGAGCTGGCGCGCGAGCAGAACGTGCCAGCGTTTGTCATCTTCCATGACAGCACGCTGCGCAACATCGCCGAACAACGGCCGACTTCGTTGGACGCGCTGGCCCGCGTGGGCGGCATCGGCGGTACCAAGCTCGCACGCTATGGCCCCAAGCTGATCGACGTGGTGCGCGAAGAAGGGTGA
- a CDS encoding CopL family metal-binding regulatory protein yields MSVASTLLRVVLMLSLLFNGLNVAMASAQAMPATADTAAKTAPPCHTHADMAAEPHASQLQAPIDDSHCKLKDCLRACAQQPALAATGALLLPVAPADAGPFPQHATDLPTPSLQRIQRPPIG; encoded by the coding sequence ATGTCCGTTGCCTCCACCCTGCTGCGCGTAGTGTTGATGCTCAGCCTGCTGTTCAACGGGCTGAACGTCGCCATGGCCAGTGCCCAAGCCATGCCCGCGACGGCTGACACCGCAGCCAAGACGGCACCGCCGTGCCACACGCACGCCGACATGGCCGCAGAGCCGCACGCCAGCCAGTTGCAGGCGCCCATCGACGACAGTCACTGCAAGCTGAAGGACTGCCTGCGTGCATGCGCACAGCAGCCTGCGCTGGCGGCTACCGGTGCGCTGCTGTTGCCTGTGGCGCCTGCCGATGCAGGCCCGTTCCCGCAGCACGCCACGGATCTTCCAACGCCCTCGCTGCAGCGCATCCAACGTCCTCCCATCGGTTGA